From the Naumovozyma dairenensis CBS 421 chromosome 10, complete genome genome, the window aaaaggAATACGGCGTTAACATTACATTCTCTgtagaagaagaaccaCTAGATACTGCCGGTCCTTTGAAATTAGCCGAAAAAATCTTAAAAAAGGATAATTCTCCATTCTTTGTCTTGAATTCTGATGTCATTTGTGATTACCCATTCAAAGAATTGGCTGATTTCCATAAGGCTCATGGTGGTAAGGGTACTATCGTTGCTACTAAAGTGGATGAACCATCTAAATACGGTGTTATTGTTCATGATATCGCTACACCGAATTTGATTGATAGATTCGTGGAAAAACCAAAGGAATTTGTCGGTAATAGAATTAATGCaggtttatatattttgaatcCAGAAGTCATTGACCTCATTGAAATGAAACCAACTTCTATTGAAAAGGAGACTTTCCCAATTTTGgtcaatgaaaaatctttatattctttcGATTTGGAAGGCTTCTGGATGGATGTTGGTCAACCAAAGGATTTCTTATCTGGTACAGTTCTATATTTGGAATCTTTAGCTAAGAAATCTCcagaaaaattatctaaagCTGAATATATTTACGGTAATGCTATTGTGGATCCTACAGCTAAAATCTCTCCAAAGGCCAAGATTGGTCCAAACGTTGTCATTGGTGCTAATGTAACCATCGGTGATGGTgttagaattgaaagaagtGTTGTCTTAGCCAACTCTACTATAAAGGAACattctttaattaaatctACAATCGTTGGATGGCATTCAACTGTTGGTAAATGGTGTCGTCTAGAAGGTGTCACGGTCTTAGGTGACGATGTTACTGTTAAGGATGAAATATACATTAACGGTGGTAAAGTCTTACCTCACAAGACCATTTCTGCTAATGTTCCAGAAGAAGCCATTATTATgtaagaaagaaagaacgTTGCATGACCCATTCAAAGCAAGTATTccaattttaaattcattttaCGCCTCaacgaaaaaaaaagtttccACGTAATGAAcccttttatttttaacgtctaaataaaaataatgagaataagtatactatataaatataatttaatataatgACAATTGTACCTATACTATTATCAATTTACATCACCATATTCATTCATCCTTTCTCTTCTCTTTCCCTTCCCTTCCCTTCCCTTCCCTTTTGATCGATTAAAAGTGTCAACAAAAAGGCAcaccaaaaaaaatgatcGAAATTTCTCGCGTTCCGCCTCACTCAACTTgttgaatatgaaaaatattgaaagagTACATGATGAACAACATGAAGAATATGGTGAAATATTGGAGACTTAAACGAAGAGTTGGCAATACGATGCGATATCCTTGTTAGTTCCAATTTATACACGCTTTAAGTAATATTCTAAATTCTAAATCGTTTAGTTAGCGGTTTgttgatatatattcttcaatgtATACATATCTCTCTGTGCTTCAAGCCTAATATTACCATTACTCACGAAGAAAGCTTGGTACTATAGCCACACAAAAAACTATAACGATCAGAACATAGACTTAATTCCTAGCAGTTAATCTCCGATATCATCATCCAATTTAGTTTTTCCTTAGcacacacatatatatatatatacctGGAGAGAAACATTACTAGtctataataaaaaaactaCAAAATGGCCACTGAAAAGGAACCTAAACCATTGACGACAACAATGAGTCTACAAGATATCACTACAGATCAAGAAACTACCTTGAAACAAATATGGACATATTTATTCCATCTGTGGGGTATCCCCGTAGATGGTACCAATGCCTTCAAAAAGGATCCAAGCCTTCACTCTCTTTCTCCTCAAACATCAATTAAATCTGTTGAAAAGGAACCTAAAAAAAAGTCCCTATTTGGCAAAATGTACTCCATGACAGGatcctcttcatcatcatcatcatcatcatttccACCGGATTCAACTCAACAGCATTCTCAacatcaccatcatcataaattgaatgaaagaCTTCCATATACTTTGAATATGATTCATCCTGAATTTAAACAGTTGACTGTACCACCAAAAGATACAAGAAAGTTATTTTGGGAAATGTTAAGATTAGATCCAGTAGATAATCATATCTTAAGATTTGCAAGAGCAAGGAAATGGAACACTGATAATACAATCAAAATGTTATCAAAAACATTCCAATTCCGTCTCACTAAGAAAccaatcaatgaaatattaaataaaggAGAAGCCACCatcattaaagaaaataaacaacaaGGCCTAATCAAAAACCTCGAATTACAAAAAGCTGTAATTTATAATCATCCAACAGAAAATTCAGCATGCCCATTAATTGTAGTAAGACCAAAATTCCATTATAGTTCTGATcaaactgaagaagaactaGAACATTACGCATTGTTAATCATTGAACTTGCAAGATTATTCATGAGAGAACATTCCATTAGTATTCTTTTCGATTTGACTGATTTCTCATTATCAAACATGGATTATACTCCTGTTAAATTCTTGATCGCTTGTTTTGAAGCTCATTATCCTGAATCATTAAGTCATTTGTTCGTTCATAAGGCACCATGGCTTTTCAGTCCTATTTGGAGTATTGTGAAAAATTGGTTGGATCCTGTTGTAGCTTCAAAAATTGTCTTTACGAAGAATACTTCTGAATTAGAAAGGTTTTTGAAACCAGAACAAATCCCATCATATCTAGGAGGTAAGAATGATTCTATTGATTTGGATCATTATGTGAAACCAGATGGATCTCATGAcgataaattgaaagataaaGAAGGATTGCAGTTGGTACAAAATCAACGCATTGAGTtgattgataaatttgtcAAGTTAACCGTGGATTGGATTCAAAGTGAAACTGATGAACAATCGAAGGAGCTGTTTGCAGAAAGATGTAATGTTAGCGATGATATTTGCAATAATTATATAGAACTCGACCCCTTTATCAGATCAAGATCAAGCTATGATATAAACGGacttttgaaattgtaAAAAAGATTCAAGTACTCATAGCAATACTAACCATGCAGTACAATTTCCATTTAAGTACTTTATACATATCGACACATACTTTTTTACGCAGGGCAGtaatcaatatcaatactcgtaatatataaatatgtaaTAGCTCTGGTTGgaattcattcatttaaatGTCTGTTATCAACTATACATAACGGTGCTAATCActtcaaaattgaaaggCTTTCGGGCAGCGATGTCCTCTAACGATTatcaaaaaaacaaacatgTATAGATATCATGTAAAACTGAAATAAAGTTAGAGAAACATATGCAAGCTCAGCGACAATTAACTTAGGCATGCCAGAAGACTATGAAGATGCAATCAAATCACTTCTTTCAGCTGACAATCTTGTACCCAATTGGCAATTACAAACTCATCTAAAAGTGATTCACAAAGTAGTACCCAAATATGGACTAACATCAGAAAACCTTAACCAATTGATCGAATTATGTTGTGCCACATCAAAGACAAATTTATCTGAAGATTCCAAGATAAAGCTGATTGAGAAATCTTTATTCCCCAATGGCTTCCTTACTCAGAAAACCATTGATCTGATCATAAGCCATTTAGGCACAAATACTATACTTACTTCTTCCTCTAGTAGGTTTCCCTCCAAGGAAATTCAAATTGCCTTATGCAAATGGTTAGTGCATGTTTCCATACTGATACCGAAAcaattgatgaatatgTCTACATGGTTCCATCTTTGGCAATTcgaatatattcaaaaatggaTCACATTAATCATTGTTTGGTTCACTACAGACAAAAACCAAATAAATCCTTGGAAACTTATCATAATGGAAAATATCACAAGTAAAACAATGTATAAAAATAGTAAAGTGTATGCCACTTTGATCTTGAAACGATACCTGACAATCCTGGGCCAATCAAACCGTATTCAGGGCCTGATATCCAAGATCAATTGTGACgttaattttttgaacGTTTTacaacattttcaattcgAAGAAGAATTTCTTCGGAAATTAAGGCATATAGTGGTTAAAAACTCACCTTTCAATTTTACTAAAAAATCaatcattaaatcattttcttttaaagtTTTACAATTGCAAGATAAAGTTGAAGTGGACAAAAATGTTCCTCTTGCTAATTATAGCCATGATAAACGTATcatgaaattgaattacATTTTTGATCATTCAAATACAGAGATGGATGAGATTGAGGGTGAAATTCCattagatgaaattgatactTTAAATGCTTTGGTGAGACACTGGAATAGAATTGTTCTCCCGAAAAGTGGTCAAAGATTATTTTCTAACGAGCGAACAATACCAATGCAATTATatccattatcattatcttcagaaaatgaagaattcTGGGTGAAAATGTATGATTGGATATTTGCTCATTTACAAATGTGTTTCAAGGACAAGAAACTACAACTCAAAGATAGAATTTCTCTCTTTGATAATGTTATGAAAAGCTGTCAACTATATGATACATTTACCTGGAAGgttattgatgattttttgaCATTGGAATATTTGTCTGCCAACAAAGATTTGTTTTTGTCCATATGTACAATTTTGTTCccaattattgaatgcCCTGATACTGAGAATCCAGAAAAGTTGAAagaatttagaaaaaaatttaggCGCATAATCACAATATGTAATTTGAGTAAAGAAGATGGACATAATAGCAAAAAGCGATGGTCCTCATCTCAAAATACGACAGTATCTgttatttcaaattcaatcaTTACAATGGTGAGAACTTGGATGTCAGCTCCTACTGATGTTATTGGTTTTCAAAAGGTACtattttcattagaaatattgaatgaattgaGGAAACTACTGATTTCTAATATTAATCattctattgaaaatagaCATACCATCATTAGCACAATTTTATTACTTAATTTATTGTCCTTCATAGCTCTAAAATTTCAGAAGAGATTCAACTCAAAATCAAGTGAGAAAGATGTAGCAGATGAAGCTTTAAAAAAGATTATTCTTACGTCAGGTACCATAAATAAACTTTGTACTTTAGATGATCCGTTGATACTTGATGCATGTTGCCATTACTTGGTCAGTATTAAAGGCTTATTAATTTACAGGGAACCTGATGATATATACGTTCAATTACAGAACAAATACATCCTAAATATAACAACTTATCTTTGGAGgaataaaattttcaaatcgaaaaaaatatttgacaTTCCAACTAAATTTTTGAAGGACTtgattaaaaatatatacttaCCTACATTGACCTCCAAAAATAAAGCCTTATTCTCAATGTTTGGTATTGCATCAACATCATATATCCCAATAGCTGCTCTACATCAATTGGAAAAGGACAATAATTGTAAAGTCCATTATAAAGAACTTCTTAATGAAGAAggattcaataaattttctaaGAAATGGAAGGATAAAACCGAATGGTTACCTGAAATACTTTCgtttgatgaatttaaagaaatgCTGTTAAAACAGATAAGCGGAATGGATCCCTATAAAAACATTgcattattcttatttacTTATTTGAAAAGTCTTTCTCattatatagaaaatagGCAAAACTGATTACCGATCATAATTTTACACTTGtatttttgtatttatttacatGTACACTtttatacttttttttaCCGATAGTTTATATTCGAATATTCATTCCCTAATCATCTTCGAATTGTTTCCTAACTGTttctaatatatttttatttttatggAATTGGAAACTGAcgatattatatttcataacaaatttcttaatgGTTTTATCACTTAAATACTTACGGCCATCTGgtgaattcattaatgtTTCGATGACATAGTCACGTCCcttcttgaagaaattcTTTTCAGTcgtaaaataaaatttgaCTCTACCATTAACAACGATTTGGAATCTCTGGAACTTTGTTTCGACAATTCGTTCAATTCTTGGCCATCGATAATGATTCCAGCCTTCCCAACcttcttgatttttctttataatatCTGCAGTTTCTTCAGAGATGGATGGTGTCACAGGATAAAGCATAATTATTAacttttgtaaattttgcatcaaaatttcatttctgACGTTTCCTTTATCGGCAGCAACCTCTAGAATATTTGTAAATTTCATATAGTCAGATATGACGGTGTTTAATGATAGATTAATATCGTATTCTTCTGTGATTGACTTAATTAATTTCTGAGCCTTATTGTGGAATTCAATTTCAGGATCTGTCATATCCTCGGGTGTAACAAAATTAGGATCAAATTTCTGCTTTTGTGCCAATATTATAGTATAGCGTAGAACTCTAATTAGCCACCTTTCAATGCctataatttttgattcatCCCAGACCAAGGCATCTTCTACAGGACTTTGAAACATAATATGGGCTCTGGTTGCATCGGGGCCATGTGTTGAGATACATTCATTTGGATCAGCACcattatattttgatttgGACATTTTTTCATATGTAACCACGGGATCTTTACCGGTGGCTGTTATAATTGTTTCCCCTGTCTCAGGATCAACATGTAATTCCTCCTTTTTCAAATACCTGCCAGTATCTGGGTCAGTCAATGTTTCACCTTTAACCATACCTTGAGTAAGTAGATGTTTGAATGGTTCGTATGAATGTTTCTCATCACTCCACATTCCGATTGAACCTAGGAACTTTGAGATGAACCTTGAGTACAAAAGATGCAATATAGCATGCTCAACACCACCCACATATATGTCAACAGGCATATTTTTGGAAACTAAGCTTGGACCAAAGGGAagatctttattttttggatCAAGATATCTAAAGAAATACCAAGAGCTATCCATAAATGTATCCATTGTATCTGTCTCTCTTTTCGCATCGTTTCCACAAGAAGGACACTTAACATTTACGAATTCTGGAACTTGCGATAAGGGACTACCACCTTTTGAGCTTAAGTGCTTGATATCAGGCAAAACGACAGGTAAGTCCTTTTCTGGAACAGGGACAGTCCCACAATCATCACAGTGAATCATTGGGATCGGTGTACCCCAATATCGTTGTCTACTAATTAGCCAATCTCTTAATCTATACTTTGTCGTTAATGAACCTACTTTCTTctcttgtaattctttcCGGATTTCATTTCTGGCATCCAAAATGTTTAGACCAGAATATTTGCCCATGTCTTCAGTCATTCTGACAGCGTATGTGTCTGTGAAAGGTAACTGTATTCCATTATTCCCTTCACTCATAAATTCTGGTTCAAGACAtgattttatcatttcATTAGGCATATTTTGCTtccaaaattcaaaatctCTTGTATCATGTGCTGGACATCCCATGACAGCGGCGCcctttattattcttttggAATCGTTACCATAATCACTTATAACATATGGTGTGACAAATATTG encodes:
- the CSR1 gene encoding Csr1p (similar to Saccharomyces cerevisiae CSR1 (YLR380W); ancestral locus Anc_4.234) gives rise to the protein MATEKEPKPLTTTMSLQDITTDQETTLKQIWTYLFHLWGIPVDGTNAFKKDPSLHSLSPQTSIKSVEKEPKKKSLFGKMYSMTGSSSSSSSSSFPPDSTQQHSQHHHHHKLNERLPYTLNMIHPEFKQLTVPPKDTRKLFWEMLRLDPVDNHILRFARARKWNTDNTIKMLSKTFQFRLTKKPINEILNKGEATIIKENKQQGLIKNLELQKAVIYNHPTENSACPLIVVRPKFHYSSDQTEEELEHYALLIIELARLFMREHSISILFDLTDFSLSNMDYTPVKFLIACFEAHYPESLSHLFVHKAPWLFSPIWSIVKNWLDPVVASKIVFTKNTSELERFLKPEQIPSYLGGKNDSIDLDHYVKPDGSHDDKLKDKEGLQLVQNQRIELIDKFVKLTVDWIQSETDEQSKELFAERCNVSDDICNNYIELDPFIRSRSSYDINGLLKL
- the NDAI0J02140 gene encoding mannose-1-phosphate guanyltransferase (similar to Saccharomyces cerevisiae PSA1 (YDL055C); ancestral locus Anc_4.231), producing the protein MKGLILVGGYGTRLRPLTLSVPKPLVEFANRPMILHQIEALANAGVTDIVLAVNYRPEVMVETLQKYEKEYGVNITFSVEEEPLDTAGPLKLAEKILKKDNSPFFVLNSDVICDYPFKELADFHKAHGGKGTIVATKVDEPSKYGVIVHDIATPNLIDRFVEKPKEFVGNRINAGLYILNPEVIDLIEMKPTSIEKETFPILVNEKSLYSFDLEGFWMDVGQPKDFLSGTVLYLESLAKKSPEKLSKAEYIYGNAIVDPTAKISPKAKIGPNVVIGANVTIGDGVRIERSVVLANSTIKEHSLIKSTIVGWHSTVGKWCRLEGVTVLGDDVTVKDEIYINGGKVLPHKTISANVPEEAIIM
- the NAM2 gene encoding leucine--tRNA ligase NAM2 (similar to Saccharomyces cerevisiae NAM2 (YLR382C); ancestral locus Anc_4.236); protein product: MLRHPNLIHVRSMAVNVPSFKGKATATLIELGQKWKDKTTKGVMLPTEPDMKARKKRKLDRDQESMYVLSMFPYPSGMLHMGHLRVYTISDALNRFFKQRGYSVIHPMGWDAFGLPAENAAIERHIHPSIWTKENIVKMREQMNNMLANFDWDREVTTCNPDYYKFNQWIFLKLYENGLAYRKEAEINWDPVDKTVLANEQVDANGRSWRSGAKVEKRLLKQWFLGITKFADNLNSDLRRLKKWPEKVKTMQKNWIGKSKGVQLLFGTDNSNFDEISAFTTRVETLPVAQFLALSKDHPIATHYAKIDPKLRKFIENISNLPPDSKDGYLISEIKAINPLTQDTIPIFVTPYVISDYGNDSKRIIKGAAVMGCPAHDTRDFEFWKQNMPNEMIKSCLEPEFMSEGNNGIQLPFTDTYAVRMTEDMGKYSGLNILDARNEIRKELQEKKVGSLTTKYRLRDWLISRQRYWGTPIPMIHCDDCGTVPVPEKDLPVVLPDIKHLSSKGGSPLSQVPEFVNVKCPSCGNDAKRETDTMDTFMDSSWYFFRYLDPKNKDLPFGPSLVSKNMPVDIYVGGVEHAILHLLYSRFISKFLGSIGMWSDEKHSYEPFKHLLTQGMVKGETLTDPDTGRYLKKEELHVDPETGETIITATGKDPVVTYEKMSKSKYNGADPNECISTHGPDATRAHIMFQSPVEDALVWDESKIIGIERWLIRVLRYTIILAQKQKFDPNFVTPEDMTDPEIEFHNKAQKLIKSITEEYDINLSLNTVISDYMKFTNILEVAADKGNVRNEILMQNLQKLIIMLYPVTPSISEETADIIKKNQEGWEGWNHYRWPRIERIVETKFQRFQIVVNGRVKFYFTTEKNFFKKGRDYVIETLMNSPDGRKYLSDKTIKKFVMKYNIVSFQFHKNKNILETVRKQFEDD
- the CTF3 gene encoding Ctf3p (similar to Saccharomyces cerevisiae CTF3 (YLR381W); ancestral locus Anc_4.235), whose translation is MPEDYEDAIKSLLSADNLVPNWQLQTHLKVIHKVVPKYGLTSENLNQLIELCCATSKTNLSEDSKIKLIEKSLFPNGFLTQKTIDLIISHLGTNTILTSSSSRFPSKEIQIALCKWLVHVSILIPKQLMNMSTWFHLWQFEYIQKWITLIIVWFTTDKNQINPWKLIIMENITSKTMYKNSKVYATLILKRYLTILGQSNRIQGLISKINCDVNFLNVLQHFQFEEEFLRKLRHIVVKNSPFNFTKKSIIKSFSFKVLQLQDKVEVDKNVPLANYSHDKRIMKLNYIFDHSNTEMDEIEGEIPLDEIDTLNALVRHWNRIVLPKSGQRLFSNERTIPMQLYPLSLSSENEEFWVKMYDWIFAHLQMCFKDKKLQLKDRISLFDNVMKSCQLYDTFTWKVIDDFLTLEYLSANKDLFLSICTILFPIIECPDTENPEKLKEFRKKFRRIITICNLSKEDGHNSKKRWSSSQNTTVSVISNSIITMVRTWMSAPTDVIGFQKVLFSLEILNELRKLLISNINHSIENRHTIISTILLLNLLSFIALKFQKRFNSKSSEKDVADEALKKIILTSGTINKLCTLDDPLILDACCHYLVSIKGLLIYREPDDIYVQLQNKYILNITTYLWRNKIFKSKKIFDIPTKFLKDLIKNIYLPTLTSKNKALFSMFGIASTSYIPIAALHQLEKDNNCKVHYKELLNEEGFNKFSKKWKDKTEWLPEILSFDEFKEMLLKQISGMDPYKNIALFLFTYLKSLSHYIENRQN